DNA from Aquaspirillum sp. LM1:
TCGGCCCGCTGCCGCTGGCGCACCCTTCCGGTCTGAACGGGCCTGGCCTCACCCTGGAGCCGGATGGCGACGAGCGCTGGGGCGAGCGGCACACGCTGGACTGGCAGCACGCCGACCCGCGCCAGGTGCTGGACACCCTGCGCGAACGCGGTGTGGCCGGGCTGGGGGGGGCGTTGTTCCCCACCCATCTCAAGCTGGCCCGGCGCGGGCTGGACACTCTGGTGGTCAATGGTGCCGAATGCGAACCCTATATCACCTGTGACGACCGGCTGATGCGCGAACGCGCCGCCGGCATTGTGGCCGGCATTCATCTGGCCGTGCACCTGACCGATGCCCGCGAAGTGTTGATCGGCATTGAGGACAACAAGCCGCAGGCGATTGCCGCCATGCAGGCTGCCTGTGCCGGCAGCGGTTTTAGCGTGGTGGTGATTCCCACCCGCTACCCCAGCGGTGGGGCCAAGCAGCTGATTCACCTGCTGACCGGAAAATCGGTGCCAGCCGGGCGGCGCTCGACCGACTTTGGTGTGCAGTGCCTGAATGTGGCCACCCTGTACACCGCCGCCAGGGCGTTGGAATACGGCGAGCCGGTGATCAGCCGGCTGGTCACGCTGACCGGCGCGCTGGCCGAGCCCGGCAATGTCGATGCGCTGCTGGGCACCCCGGCGCACTGGCTGCTGCAACAGGCTGGCCGCCACGCCGACAGCGACCAGATCATCATGGGCGGGCCAATGATGGGCTTTGCCCTGCCCGACCCGCACGCCGGCATCAATCAGGCCAGCAACTGCCTGATTGCCGCCAGTCCGGCGCTGTTTCCGCCGCGCCCGCCGGCCATGCCGTGCATCCGCTGCGGCGACTGCGCGCAAGCCTGCCCGGCGGAATTGCAGCCGATGGATTTGTACTGGTTTGCCAAGGCGCGTCAGTTTGACAAGGCGCGTAGCGCCCATTTGTTTGACTGCATCGAGTGTGGCGCATGCAGCTATGTCTGCCCCAGCCAGATTCCGCTGGTGGACTACTATCGCTTTGCCAAAAGTGAGCTGTGGGCCAGCGACCGCGACAAGAAAGCTGCCGAACGCGCGCGTCAGCGCCATGATTTCCGTCAGTTTCGTCTGGTGCGCGACAAAACCGAAAAAGCCGCCCGCCTGGCCTCGCGCACTGCGCCGGCCAGCAGCGCGCCAACCGTCGAGGCAAGCTCGCCAGTCAGCAGCGATGACAAACGTGCGGCGATTGAGGCCGCCATGGCCCGCGCTGCTGCGCGCACGGCTGGGCAGGCCGCCAAAGCTGATAGCCCGCCCGCCGCTGCGCCTGTTACCAGTGCGGACGATGCCAAACGCGCGGCGATTGAAGCGGCCATGGCCCGCGCTGCGGCACGCAAGGCCGAACAGGCCGCTAACCAAGCCGACAGCCCGCCCGCCACTGCGCCTGCCGCCAGTGCGGACGACGCCAAACGCGCGGCGATTGAAGCGGCCATGGCCCGCGCTGCGGCACGCAAGGCCGAACAACAGGCCGCCAAAGTCGACAGCCCGCCCGCCGCTGCGCCTGCCGCCAGCGCGGACGATGCCAAACGCGCCGCCATCGAAGCCGCCATGGCCCGAGCCGCTGTGCGCAAAGCGGAACAGGCCGCCAAGGTGGCCGCCATGCCTTCCGACCCAGGATCCCCATGATGTCTTCCCCGTTTCTCTCTCAACCCAAAAGCGTGACCCAGGTGATGCTGTGGGTGCTGGTGGCCCTGCTGCCCGGCACGCTGCTGCTGGGTGTGCTGGCCGGGCCGGCAGTGTGGCTGCAAATGATTCTGGCCATGGTGGCCGCCTGGCTGTGTGAGGCGGGCATGCTGCGTTTGCGCGGGGTGGCGTTGCGACCGTTTCTGAGCGATGGCAGCGCCGTGCTGACTGGTGCCTTGATCGGGCTGACCTTTCCGCCGCTGGGGCCATGGTGGCTGGTGGGGCTGGGCAGTTTTTTTGCCATTGTGGTGGCCAAGCAGCTGTACGGCGGGCTGGGCAATAACCCGTTCAACCCGGCCATGGTGGCGTTTGCCGTGATGATGGTGTCGTTTCCGGCACAGATGTCGCAATGGACGCCGCAGCCGGCGTTGGTTGGGCTGGAACAATGGCGTTATATCCTCACCCATCAGCTGCCTGCCGGCATGAGTGCTGATGCGCTGGCCGGGGCCACGCCGCTGGATGCGGTGCGTACCGGGCTACTCAATGGCCAGCCGCTCAGCCACTTGCTGGTGGCCGGGCCCTGGCCGGTGAGCCTGGACCAGCTGTGGGTGGCGTTAGCCTGGCTGCTGGGCGGGCTGCTGCTGGGCTGGCGCGGTGTGCTGCGCTGGCAGGCACCGCTGGCGATGCTGGCCACGCTGACCGTACTGGCCAGCATCGCCCACCTGCTGGATGCCGAACGCTACGCCAGCCCGCTGTTTCATTTGCTGGCCGGGGCCACCCAGCTGGGTGCATGGTTTATCGTCACCGACCCGGTGTCTGCGCCCAGCAGCGCACGTGGCCGGCTGATCTTTGGTGCCGGCATTGGCCTGCTGATCTGGGTGATTCGCACCTGGGGCGGTTTTCCGGATGGCGTGGCGTTTGCCGTGCTGATTTTGAATCTGGCTGTGCCGTTTATCGACCAGCACACCCGCGCGCCGGCATTTGGCCAGTCGCGTGGCCAGGGAGGCGCATGATGCAGTCGGCGTGGCAACGGGCGCAGGGCAGCGCCATCCGTCTGGCGCTGTTCGCCCTGGTGTGTGCGCTGCTGCTGGCCGCCACCGAAGCGCTGACCCGCGACACCTTGCGCGCCAATGCCGAGGCCAGCCGTCGGGCGGTGCTGGCGCAGGTGCTGCCAGCTGGCGCGTTTGACAATGACCTGCTGGCCGATGTGCAGCCACTGGACCCCGCCAGCACCACCCGGCTGGGGCTCAAGCCGCCCGCCGTGCTGTACCGCGCCACGCAGGCCGGGCAGCCCAGTGGCTGGGTGGTGGAGGTGGTGGCTCCGAATGGTTATGCCGGGCCGATTCGCCTGCTGGTGGGCATGCAGGCCGATGGCCGCTTGAGTGGGGTGCGTGTGCTGGAGCATCGGGAAACACCAGGCCTGGGCGACTATATCGACGCCGCCCGCAGCCCGTGGAGCCAGCAGTTTATTGGCCAGCGCGAGGCACCGGGGCAGCGTTGGCAGGTGAAAAAAGATGGGGGTCGGTTTGATGCCATGGCCGGTGCCACCATCAGCGCCCGTGCAGTGACGGCGGCAGTGGGGCGGGCGGCGCAGGTGTTGGCCGGGCAGGCATCTGGGCATTAGGACATCAAGCAGGATACCGCGAGACCGCGGTAGAGCGGTTTGCATTCCATT
Protein-coding regions in this window:
- the rsxC gene encoding electron transport complex subunit RsxC yields the protein MRTLTPFHGGVHPPEHKTESSEVPIRQAGLPPLLQLSFSQSLGNPARPCVSVGQRVNKGQRLAEPDGAMSVGVHAPTSGVVRAIGPLPLAHPSGLNGPGLTLEPDGDERWGERHTLDWQHADPRQVLDTLRERGVAGLGGALFPTHLKLARRGLDTLVVNGAECEPYITCDDRLMRERAAGIVAGIHLAVHLTDAREVLIGIEDNKPQAIAAMQAACAGSGFSVVVIPTRYPSGGAKQLIHLLTGKSVPAGRRSTDFGVQCLNVATLYTAARALEYGEPVISRLVTLTGALAEPGNVDALLGTPAHWLLQQAGRHADSDQIIMGGPMMGFALPDPHAGINQASNCLIAASPALFPPRPPAMPCIRCGDCAQACPAELQPMDLYWFAKARQFDKARSAHLFDCIECGACSYVCPSQIPLVDYYRFAKSELWASDRDKKAAERARQRHDFRQFRLVRDKTEKAARLASRTAPASSAPTVEASSPVSSDDKRAAIEAAMARAAARTAGQAAKADSPPAAAPVTSADDAKRAAIEAAMARAAARKAEQAANQADSPPATAPAASADDAKRAAIEAAMARAAARKAEQQAAKVDSPPAAAPAASADDAKRAAIEAAMARAAVRKAEQAAKVAAMPSDPGSP
- a CDS encoding RnfABCDGE type electron transport complex subunit D, which encodes MMSSPFLSQPKSVTQVMLWVLVALLPGTLLLGVLAGPAVWLQMILAMVAAWLCEAGMLRLRGVALRPFLSDGSAVLTGALIGLTFPPLGPWWLVGLGSFFAIVVAKQLYGGLGNNPFNPAMVAFAVMMVSFPAQMSQWTPQPALVGLEQWRYILTHQLPAGMSADALAGATPLDAVRTGLLNGQPLSHLLVAGPWPVSLDQLWVALAWLLGGLLLGWRGVLRWQAPLAMLATLTVLASIAHLLDAERYASPLFHLLAGATQLGAWFIVTDPVSAPSSARGRLIFGAGIGLLIWVIRTWGGFPDGVAFAVLILNLAVPFIDQHTRAPAFGQSRGQGGA
- the rsxG gene encoding electron transport complex subunit RsxG — protein: MMQSAWQRAQGSAIRLALFALVCALLLAATEALTRDTLRANAEASRRAVLAQVLPAGAFDNDLLADVQPLDPASTTRLGLKPPAVLYRATQAGQPSGWVVEVVAPNGYAGPIRLLVGMQADGRLSGVRVLEHRETPGLGDYIDAARSPWSQQFIGQREAPGQRWQVKKDGGRFDAMAGATISARAVTAAVGRAAQVLAGQASGH